GTAACCTATTAGTCTAGGATTTGCTACTAACAAAAAGATAAACATCATCATCCCTAAATCTACGCTAGTAATCGTAACCGTATTCTGAACAGCCTTATCATCCTCCttccatataaatatataatactccctccgtcccggaatactcgacccggtttgaccggcacagagtttaagagacttgaattgacttatttaatttaataggtagtagttgatagtggggtattattttaatgtagttagtgggaggtgggttaagaggtggggttgggggagagtaggggttgaatttttaatttattttttgtatggagtaggggtaggtgggttaataggggtggagtgagaaataatataatattgttagaatatttccatttttagaaacaggtcaagtattaagggacggcccgataaggaaaacaggtcaagtattctgggacggagggagtagtacaaAACCCTAATACAACATTTTTTTCAAAACCCTCGTACACTCACAAAACACCACCAGGAGCCGTGCATAAGAAACCGCAGGAAAACCTCGAGCGCCGAAGTGGATTTCTACCTACTTTCGGTTACACCGAAACACCATTAAACATCACCGGATTCTACCGTAAGGACTACCGTCTTCAAGCCCTCGCCTTCCTCTTTACACCCAGATCGTATATATATTGACGTCAATTATGTCATGCTTGTATGTAGAGTGCGTAGAGCGTGAGGATACGTACTAGTGTTTACGTGTGCTGTTGGTGATACTAAGCTTGTTAAGGTAAGTTACTATGTTCACTACCTTAACcctatgaaaatattattttaacgtGACTATGTGTAATATGTATATGTGGGTTATATGACTTTTGCAAATTCATTAAGATCAGTAATGTCATAATAGACTCTTTCTTCTTTTGTAATTGATTTCCATGTTCAAAATGCTTTTGGGTATATATATACACTACCAGTAGCTATTTTATCAAGTTCCTGTGCATGACCCGTGTGTTTGATCATTAAACTTAGTCGCAAGGCAGGTCATGTAGTTTAGCGTAAGGTTATTACTTTGTCTTGGACAATTTATGGTGAGTTTATGGTTTTATCAACCTGACATGCATAATCAGAATAAAGTGGTACTCATGAATTTGGATTGTTGCAATTAGAAGTGTACGTAATAGTTAGTCAATTTTTGGAAATGTGCAAGAGTATGTGATTTTGATATCCATTAATTACTTTGTGTATGAGACCACGCCAGTGCTATGTATAGAACAACATTTACGTAAAGATAAACATATTCTTAGTTGGTAAGACATCTTAGGCAGGATCCCCTAAGGTGATGAACACATTGGTGGTATGACACATCGTGTCTCAATATTTTAGTCGGAGCTAACTAGCACGACCTAGGCTTATTCTACTCCTTTTAGTTAAAAACACTCActggggggtgtgcacacttaagGACTAAGACCTATTTTGGTGGTTACACCCATTAGGGTGGTAGTCTCGAACTACATTTATGGTGGAATTATCTTGTTCTCTTACCTCtgagtaattaattaactattaaattatgggttgtgtgcgtgtgcttGCTATGTGCTATTTGTGCGTGAaatgttttaaaataaaatgttttCCAAAGTAAGGGAAAAGGTTTTCAAAAATGTTTTACAGGGTGAAGTAGTACTTACTCAATTTCCACTGATTTGTGGTTTCCCTTCTGTATATGTTTTTTTTCAATTTACAGGTATGCGTGGCACGTCATGAGCGACCGTTTCACAACAACTAGTATCAAGTTATTAATAACATAGATCACCTAGAGACAAACAATTGGTTTTATTTAATTCAGTTTGTAACGATATTTTGGGTAGTTGGTTTAAGTTATTTAATTATGGCAATGTTGGTTCAtttataaaggttggattattgttGGAAAATATAGCCTTACATTTGGGTTGTAGCGTAAATGTGGCGGTAATGcccttaatttattaatttatgctTCCGCTATAAGACCTAATCAGGTATGgaaattgggggtgttacaattATGGTGGGTacgtacacccgaaaaaatgggcaattttttttcatttcgcatgcatacatatagccacaaatttcaaatgcacacacaacgcatacgaaATTTAATTCAAACCCAGCAAAAAACACATAGCAAAACTCAAACCATACAAATGTGAACCATGCCAATTCAAATTATACCAATGcaaaccatacaaatacaaatataaaccatacaaatacaaatacatatacaaACTACAAATAGCCATACAAATATCCCTATACAAGAACACAACCAAGGCAAAGCTGAAattcgctaccatgcagggttaGTCCGAGTCACCATCAGCCACAACGTCAATTACAGGCTCCTTGTTCCTGCTCCGGCTCATGTACCACTCCAGCTCCTGGTCGAGCTCCATCCCGGGGGTAGTTGGCTCCTGCTCTGAAATGCAAAGGGTACCGGAAGGCCGCTGAGTTCCCTGCTGAAAGAGAGGATACTGATAAGCTTGCGGGGTCGTCATAAACCGGCGCCGCATCTCGAAATCATAGGCCTGGCGCCTCCGCTCTGGCATCTATGGAAGTGTTGATAAAGTCAGTGCCTCTCTGGAATCTATGGAAGTGAGTTCTCATGGGCCAGATGTTTCTATGGATGTTGATGTGGGAGCATTAAAGGATTCTGCTAAGACGACTCAAGTGCATTTCGATTTCCATAAGGCGTTGTTTGAAGATTCCGAGGAGTTAGAGTGGTTCTTGTTAGGGGGGTAAATACCCTCCTGGTGACATGTCCCAAGTGTGCCATCATGATGCATATGTGTCAGCCAGCAAGGCATGAAATACGGCTGGACGGCTTGATCCCAACGGTTGATTATGATAGCAACGGTTACAAATGGATGATTAAGTATGTGAACTTAAGGAGCGCAACATTAACCTTCCTCATTAAGCCTAATTATGTACATTAATTGCGTACTTACACTCTTGTATGAAGCCTATGAAATGGCCAAGATGGCTCCTTTGTAGATATAAGTTAACTTGCTAATATTAAACACTCTAATGCTCTTGCAAATTGCTCTTTTTACCTTTCATTATCTAgctcaatcgattgttagcaccttcctCAAGACAAGTTCGACTCTAAgtagaatttgtccaaaacaatttggtgcccaccgtggggctgaccaTCAAAAGCAGCTCGGTAATCCCAACCCAAACACCATGTCTGGAAATGCAAGTTCATCCAATGATATCACTCGCCGCGTTGAAGCTATGGAGCAACGCACCAGCCTCCTCCAAAGGTAAAATGAAGCTTTGCAGTCGCAGATTAGATCGGCCACCTCCATTGCCACCAGGTCCAGGTTCCAGTACCGTTGAGACACTTCTGGCCTGAGTCGTCGCCTTGACCTCGACGTTGCTCCTGACCATCCCCTCAATGTACCGTTTGGCGAGCCCGGAGGTCTAGTCCTCAAACAGATCCGCGAGTTCGAGCCCTTGTCGAGTCAACCTTACCAAAATCCGGGTTGGCTACCCCCTCCTACGAACCAAGTACTTTCTATAGGCGCATCGACGACCGTCGCAGCTTCGGCGGCCACCCAAGCCATCCTACCTCAGATGGGCATATCCCAAGCGGCAGCGTCTGTTCCTATGTCCGCACCCATCTCCTACCCGGTGTCTCGTCCGTTACTTCCTCCAACGGTGACTATGTCGATATCAGTCTCTGTCTTGGCGCCACCATAGAGACCGAATCCATCGCCAATGACCCAAGCGCCATGGGATCAGCTCTTTTCCCAGCAAGTCGTTCAACCCGTCGTTAATCTAGTCACCTCGGCACCAGGAGCACCTCCTCTGATAATGGCGGTCCCCTTGTCTAACCAAGCGCCACAAGCAGCTTTCCCGCACACGCCACTCCTCCTAGATTCCTCTCGAAACTATTCCATTTATCATACTCCTATCAGGTCATTTGTTCCAGTTAGTCACGGTTTTGTAACTCCTTTTCCTTATATGGCAGGTATAAACGCTACCCTGGGGACATCTCCCATCATGCAACAGGTTGTGCCGCCGTTCACCCCTCATCAGCCTCAGAACGTATACCCGTAAAACACCTACTACGAACATCTTCAAGCTAGCCTCCCCGAAACATTAAGCCCCCTCGTCCCGATCCTCAACAGCATCTGCAAGAACACCAACCACCAGCTCTAACAAATCATgaccatgataaacaaaatccaCGGAGTACCCACAACCATCAAAGAAGCCAGCCGggacagttatgccgactcaCCATATGCTGACCCCATTGATGTAATCGACATCCCAAAGCGGTTCAGTCCACAAAATATGCCCATGTATGATGGAACCACCGACCCCAGAGAACATATATTAACCTACAAGCAGCGCATTATGATAATCCCGGTCCCTAAGCACATGAGGGAAGCCAGCTTATCCAAAGGTTTCGGCTCGACATTAATCGGACCCGCCCCTGAAGTGGTTAACCAGCTTGCCAAATGGGTGCATCACTTCCTTTGCACATCTCGACAATATGTTCAACCAGAAGATAGCCAGCAGCAGAGGGTTAGAGAAGCAGCAAACGATCTATACCGTGTGGTCCAAAGGCCTGACAAACCCCTGAAGTATTACATAGCTCGATTCATCAAGGAGAAGGTGACAGTTCTAGAATGCGACGTCCCGACTGCAATCGAGGCGTTCAGACAAGGGCTATATGGGGAGACCGACCTGTGGAGAGACCTAATCAAATATCCTTGCAAGACGTTAGAAGATGCacaagccaaagcaatggcccaagtcaGACTTGAGGCTCTCTATTCCAAGAAGGGAACAAACGATTATACAAAGACGGACAAACGGCTGCCTTACCCTAAGAGGAGAGATGATCGTCCTTCCCCTTACTCCCGACCACAACAAGTAGAAGTGGTGGAAGAAGATGACGACATAGATTGCAAGAACAGTCCCGACTTACCTCCCAGAATTAATGAATACTCTTTTTATGTTGACACTGCAGGTCTGATGAACCATATATCGAAGATGGGGAAAGTAGTGCAATGGCCGCCAAAGTCCAGCAAGCCCGACTCAAAGAAAGACCCCTCGAAGTGGTGTGATTTTCATGCTGACATCGGCCATACCACCAACGAATGTGTGGCGCTGAGAAGAGAAGTCGCCTACCTATTAAAGAACGGATATCTCAAAGACGTCATGTCTGACAAATTAAGCTAGAGGCGTCAtcaacaaagacaactctaaTTCTCTTTCacgacctcctccacctcccccttATACTAAAACTGTAAATTTTATTGCTGGAAGTTCGGACATTTGTGGTCTAACTTATTCTGCAGCAAAGAGGCATGCTCGGGAGAACGAGATCAATAGACCAGAAAGGGAGGTCACTGCGAAACACCTGACCCCTATATCCTTcgatgaatctgatgcaggtGACATCTCCGACAAACATCATGACGGTCTGGTGATATCTATTCCCGCCGGGGATAGTATGATCAGACGGGTCCTTGTCGACAATGGTAGCTCCACCAatgttatgatgcttgatgcCCTTAAGAAGATGGGGTCGAATCCAGACACCGACGTCGTTAAGAAATCTACAGTTCTGATAGAATTCAGTGGCGAAGAGAAAACCACTTTCGGAGAAGTCACACTACCCGTCTAGGCCCAGGGAGTCAAACAACAGGaaaaattttgtgttattgattgcccttcatcttacaacattattttCAGCAGGCCCTGGATTCATGACATAAAGGCCATCCCATCAACCtatcaccaaaccatcaagttcccaACTCGATGGGGGAGTCCAGGAAATTAAAGGAGATCA
This Spinacia oleracea cultivar Varoflay chromosome 6, BTI_SOV_V1, whole genome shotgun sequence DNA region includes the following protein-coding sequences:
- the LOC130463256 gene encoding uncharacterized protein; protein product: MTMINKIHGVPTTIKEASRDSYADSPYADPIDVIDIPKRFSPQNMPMYDGTTDPREHILTYKQRIMIIPVPKHMREASLSKGFGSTLIGPAPEVVNQLAKWVHHFLCTSRQYVQPEDSQQQRVREAANDLYRVVQRPDKPLKYYIARFIKEKVTVLECDVPTAIEAFRQGLYGETDLWRDLIKYPCKTLEDAQAKAMAQVRLEALYSKKGTNDYTKTDKRLPYPKRRDDRPSPYSRPQQVEVVEEDDDIDCKNSPDLPPRINEYSFYVDTAGLMNHISKMGKVVQWPPKSSKPDSKKDPSKWCDFHADIGHTTNESKRHARENEINRPEREVTAKHLTPISFDESDAGDISDKHHDGLVISIPAGDSMIRRVLVDNGSSTNVMMLDALKKMGSNPDTDVVKKSTVLIEFSGEEKTTFGEVTLPV